The Hemitrygon akajei chromosome 23, sHemAka1.3, whole genome shotgun sequence genome includes a window with the following:
- the mcmbp gene encoding mini-chromosome maintenance complex-binding protein, producing MPCLDDWVNDPLNTVQGIFAQSGAGGEWEKKVVEYFREKLKETTAASWVPSLNDVPLHYLKPNSLVKFRCMIQDMFDPEFYMGIYETVESNAKSKVLRFGKYKDVAECGHQQEIVLDSPKCVTLERQTFYCIPVPGESEWVKEVYASASQARGNPSTSYTPSRHKRSYEEDEDMEMHPPKPKEQCAAGCSASQGCGDAKRLEKEAPAGHQNLSNCTTSIDLNFPLPGEKGPACLVKIYEDWDSFKVNDMLEVYGVLSVDPALGVINEESVKDGLSLLDPAECMDTMEEQRVHSPPPSLVPRLHAIVTRKLQHVNPFLPVTLHDKENEHFISNIIPELSTVRAELLGFLTHALLGDGLAAEYLLLHFISTVYSRRDILPLGKFTVNLSGCPRGNGYTKYLHKTIQQLVPSSYCLPMTLHNMNTLRFIPHKDYTANRLVTGVLQLASNTSLMLDETLLEQGQLDATGVRNVTALGNLITWQKVDYDFNYHQMEFPCNINVLITSEGRSLLPFDCQVHLQAQVVPANMEEYMTNLLTALLPSMLKKFRIYLSLLRLMDYSISDEVTKAVEEDFVEMRKSDPQSITAEDLHQLLVVARLVSLSAGQTTLSRERWQRAKQLEVLRKSRIQQQAHLNGNEP from the exons tgAATGACCCCCTGAACACGGTGCAGGGCATTTTTG CTCAAAGTGGCGCTggtggggaatgggaaaagaaagtGGTGGAGTACTTCAGAGAGAAGTTGAAGGAGACGACTGCAGCCAGCTGG GTCCCTTCCTTGAATGATGTTCCACTGCATTACTTAAAGCCAAATAGCTTGGTGAAGTTCCGCTGTATGATCCAGGACATGTTTGATCCAGAGTTTTATATGGGAATTTATGAGACGGTGGAGTCAAACGCCAAATCCAAG GTTCTACGGTTTGGAAagtacaaagatgttgctgaatGTGGG CACCAGCAAGAGATTGTTTTGGACTCTCCCAAATGTGTCACCCTGGAGAGGCAAACATTTTACTGTATTCCTGTGCCTGGAGAATCAGAGTGGGTGAAAGAA GTCTATGCTAGTGCCAGCCAAGCACGGGGAAATCCTTCCACATCCTATACTCCAAGTCGTCACAAGAGGAGTTATGAGGAGGATGAAGACATGGAAATGCATCCACCCAAACCCAAGGAGCAGTGTGCAG CTGGCTGTAGTGCATCACAAGGGTGTGGGGATGCAAAACGTCTTGAAAAGGAGGCACCAGCAGGACACCAGAATTTGTCAAACTGCACAACGTCAATTGATCTCAACTTCCCATTACCAGGAGAGAAAGGCCCTGCATGCCTTGTGAAG ATCTATGAAGACTGGGATAGTTTCAAAGTCAATGATATGCTAGAAGTATATGGAGTTTTATCAGTGGATCCGGCTCTGGGTGTAATTAATGAAGAGAG TGTAAAGGACGGATTGTCACTCTTGGATCCTGCTGAGTGTATGGACACCATGGAAGAACAACGGGTGCATAGTCCTCCACCTTCCTTAGTTCCAAGGCTTCATGCCATCGTAACTCGCAAACTCCAGCATGTTAATCCTTTCCTTCCTGTCACCCTGCACGATAAGGAAAATGAGCACT TCATCTCCAACATCATCCCTGAATTATCCACAGTCAGAGCTGAGTTGCTTGGGTTTCTTACACATGCATTACTGGGAGATGGTTTGGCAGCGGAATATCTCCTGTTACATTTTATATCAACAGT ATATTCCCGGCGTGACATTCTTCCATTGGGTAAATTCACAGTAAACCTGAGTGGCTGCCCGAGGGGTAATGGTTACACAAAATACCTACATAAGACCATTCAGCAGCTGGTTCCATCA TCATATTGTCTACCCATGACGCTCCATAATATGAACACCCTGCGATTCATCCCACACAAAGACTACACTGCCAACCGCCTCGTTACTGGCGTACTACAGCTAGCCAGTAATACTTCTCTCATGTTAGATGAGACCTTATTGGAACAAGGGCAGCTGGACGCTACAG GAGTTCGAAATGTGACAGCTCTGGGTAATTTAATTACTTGGCAGAAGGTAGACTATGATTTCAACTACCACCAGATGGAATTCCCTTGCAATATTAATGTACTCATCACTTCAGAAGGAAGATCTCTCTTACCG TTTGACTGCCAAGTCCACTTACAAGCTCAGGTGGTTCCTGCAAACATGGAAGAATACATGACCAATTTACTGACAGCCTTGCTGCCCTCCATGTTGAAGAAATTTCGCATTTACTTGAGTTTACTTCGGCTAATGGACTACAGTATATCGGATGAAGTGACCAAG GCAGTAGAGGAAGACTTTGTGGAGATGAGAAAGAGTGATCCACAAAGCATAACTGCAGAAGATCTCCATCAGTTACTCGTTGTGGCAAG GTTGGTGTCACTGAGTGCTGGCCAGACAACATTATCACGTGAGAGATGGCAACGAGCAAAGCAGCTAGAGGTTCTTCGCAAAAGTAGAATACAACAGCAAGCCCATTTAAATGGCAATGAGCCTTAA